CAGCTGACAAAATATCAGAATTGCAAAGAGAAATAATTGTTATTAAGAGTATGATATAACAAAAAAACTTTGTTCTCTTAATTGGTAATACATCTTTGGTAAGCATTCGCAGGATCAAAATTCACCGTTACAGATTAAAATCAATGCAAAAAAGGATGCAGAGCCCTTATAATGCCCTGCATCCTTCCTAAACTACTACTTACTATCAGCTATCAGCTATGAGCTATGAGCTATTCAGCTACCAGCTATTGAACTAACGTTTTTATTCATCTTTTTCTTTCTCACAACACCCATACCGACTAAACCTGTCAAACCCATTCCGAGAAGTACCAGTGTGGTTGGTTCAGGGACAGGGGGAGTACCGTTCGGGTCAGTGCCGGTGCCGGGATCGGTGCCGTCTTCCCAATTGAGGCTAAAAATTGACCTGCTCAGCTTAAGATATCCGTCTCCGAGATTTCCATTGGCAGTAATAGATACTGCAAGGGGTGAACCCGCAGTCCAAGGGTTAAAAATAGAAGGGCTAAGGCTGAAATTAGAAATTGAAGGATTCGAGCTGAAACCAAAACGACTAAAGCTAAAGCCACCACCAGCATTTAAGTTCCCCACTGAGCGACCAGAAACTGAAACGATATCATTATAACCATCAACATAATAACCTTCAATACTAAGCGTTGCGCTGTTTACTATATCATACGGAACTTCAAAATTCCCAGGGGTTGCATGGGCATAGTTAAAAGTAT
This portion of the Candidatus Scalindua sp. genome encodes:
- a CDS encoding PEP-CTERM sorting domain-containing protein, which translates into the protein MKKSLLFLCVMMLVFGMARNVSALTFTDTQSLGIKIGEGPIAKWIYGDTFNYAHATPGNFEVPYDIVNSATLSIEGYYVDGYNDIVSVSGRSVGNLNAGGGFSFSRFGFSSNPSISNFSLSPSIFNPWTAGSPLAVSITANGNLGDGYLKLSRSIFSLNWEDGTDPGTGTDPNGTPPVPEPTTLVLLGMGLTGLVGMGVVRKKKMNKNVSSIAGS